A stretch of the Marivirga tractuosa DSM 4126 genome encodes the following:
- a CDS encoding helix-turn-helix and ligand-binding sensor domain-containing protein yields MKERFKILFIIIGLFLVANYSYGQFIGYPFYKYYSSQDYHGGIQNWKITQSQNGLLYVANNFGLLEFDGTNWNKYSLESGTKCRDVFVDTDGKIYIAAQGDFGYYIPNNLGKLTFVSLADSIPGDKRNFDEAWRVFKKNDQLLFCTFDDIFVFNKSGKLLNIVDPETDPDNFFLVNHQLYLNQAGKGLSVMENGRVKPADLGGFFKNMTISGILEISNNQLLISTLKSGVFLKTGNTISTWNQQNQSTFQNSNINQMIRLKSGKIAIGTQNEGLFLLDTKGNIKMQLNKGRGIENRTVLSLYEDIQGNLWLGHNNGISSVALNSPFEHVNEQTGLPGTGYDALLLRDTLYLGTNNGLYFKNIQHKNSTFQKVENTTGQVYNIKHLHNSIVMGHHSGTFDIKNGEAQKLANISGTWTLLDLRKHPKYVLQGNYKGLSLFEKTERGLVFLWKLDGFEESSRVMEEDEEGNIWMTHGYKGVYKINLSEDLKSVQSEYYGKTKGLPSKVLINVWRLNSQLIFSTESGIYEYDKKKDRFIRSSFLSDHFPESVQIVSFAEDALGNIYFVSTNETGVLEKSTNGNYKKHTAVFNQLRNVLNDDLHNIITLEANKVLFAAKEGFIHFDNSVQKLQEINYSVIFTKISISNSKEDSIITYGRQMDGQNVTFEQVNKNIKIPFRDNSVRIEYSAPYMNGQFQNEYQYWLENNEDGYSDWSIRTAKEYTNLPEGDYVFHVRAKNIHGQLSNVATYEFTILPPWYRTPWAYGLYVFLALVTSVLVFLIFELRYKKKTEIITEEKEKEITRIDSELKTSEQKLEHLKNEKLKSEIKLKNKELATSTMHLINKNSFINSIKTNLNNISKRSKNQEVKHEISRVIHNIDKNISADEDWEHFSIHFDQVHGDFIKRWQKDYPDLSPQEMKLSAYLRMNLSTKEIANLLNISVRGVEIARYRLRKKLELERSDNLQEFILKY; encoded by the coding sequence ATGAAAGAGAGGTTTAAGATACTATTCATAATTATTGGTCTATTTCTAGTAGCGAACTATAGTTATGGGCAATTCATTGGTTATCCATTTTACAAATATTATTCTAGTCAAGATTATCATGGGGGAATACAAAATTGGAAAATCACTCAAAGCCAAAATGGACTACTATATGTAGCTAATAATTTTGGATTATTGGAATTTGACGGCACCAATTGGAATAAGTATTCTTTAGAAAGCGGGACTAAATGTAGAGATGTATTTGTTGACACTGATGGCAAAATCTATATCGCAGCTCAAGGTGATTTTGGCTACTATATTCCAAATAATTTAGGCAAACTGACCTTTGTTAGTTTAGCTGACAGTATTCCGGGAGATAAAAGAAACTTTGATGAAGCATGGAGGGTTTTTAAAAAAAATGATCAACTCCTATTTTGCACTTTCGATGACATATTTGTTTTCAATAAATCAGGAAAATTGTTAAATATAGTTGATCCTGAAACCGATCCTGATAACTTTTTCTTGGTAAATCATCAACTTTACCTTAACCAGGCAGGAAAAGGTTTATCCGTCATGGAAAATGGAAGAGTAAAACCAGCAGATCTTGGTGGTTTCTTTAAAAACATGACCATTAGCGGGATTCTAGAAATTAGTAATAATCAATTGTTAATCAGCACACTAAAAAGCGGAGTGTTTTTAAAGACTGGCAATACCATTAGCACTTGGAACCAGCAAAATCAGTCCACTTTTCAAAACTCCAATATCAATCAAATGATCAGGTTAAAAAGTGGGAAAATTGCTATTGGGACTCAAAATGAAGGGCTATTTCTCTTAGACACAAAAGGAAATATTAAAATGCAGCTCAATAAAGGAAGAGGTATTGAAAATAGAACAGTCCTCTCCTTATATGAAGATATTCAAGGTAATTTATGGCTTGGGCATAACAATGGTATCTCGTCAGTGGCCTTGAATTCCCCTTTTGAACATGTTAATGAACAAACTGGGCTACCAGGAACTGGATATGATGCACTCTTATTAAGAGACACACTTTATCTAGGAACGAATAATGGATTGTATTTCAAAAATATTCAACATAAAAACTCCACCTTTCAAAAAGTGGAAAACACAACAGGTCAAGTTTATAATATCAAACACTTGCATAACTCCATTGTAATGGGTCATCATTCTGGGACTTTCGACATTAAAAATGGAGAAGCTCAAAAACTTGCCAACATATCTGGAACCTGGACGCTACTTGATTTAAGAAAGCATCCAAAATATGTACTACAAGGAAACTATAAAGGTTTGTCACTTTTTGAAAAAACTGAAAGAGGACTGGTGTTTCTATGGAAATTAGATGGTTTTGAAGAATCCTCTAGAGTGATGGAGGAAGATGAAGAAGGTAATATTTGGATGACTCATGGCTATAAAGGTGTTTATAAAATCAACTTATCCGAAGATTTAAAGTCTGTTCAATCAGAATATTATGGAAAAACAAAGGGGTTACCTTCTAAAGTACTGATTAATGTCTGGAGGTTAAATAGCCAACTTATTTTTTCGACAGAAAGCGGAATTTATGAATATGATAAAAAGAAAGACCGCTTTATTAGATCTTCATTCTTATCCGATCATTTCCCTGAAAGCGTACAAATAGTCAGTTTTGCAGAGGATGCACTAGGAAACATCTATTTTGTTAGTACTAATGAAACGGGAGTGTTAGAAAAAAGTACTAACGGCAATTATAAAAAACATACGGCTGTTTTCAATCAACTAAGAAATGTTTTAAATGATGATTTACACAACATTATAACTTTAGAAGCCAATAAGGTATTGTTTGCGGCTAAAGAAGGCTTTATCCATTTTGATAACTCTGTCCAAAAATTACAAGAAATAAATTACAGTGTAATATTCACTAAAATCAGCATATCCAATTCAAAAGAAGACTCTATCATTACCTACGGAAGACAAATGGATGGACAAAATGTCACGTTTGAGCAGGTTAATAAGAATATAAAAATCCCGTTTAGAGATAACTCTGTACGAATTGAATATAGTGCTCCATATATGAATGGTCAATTTCAAAACGAGTATCAATATTGGCTTGAAAATAATGAAGATGGTTACAGTGATTGGTCAATTAGAACTGCAAAGGAATATACTAATTTACCTGAGGGAGATTATGTGTTCCATGTTAGAGCGAAAAATATCCATGGGCAATTGAGCAATGTGGCTACTTACGAATTCACCATTTTGCCGCCTTGGTATCGCACACCATGGGCGTATGGACTTTATGTTTTTCTTGCATTGGTTACTTCAGTCTTAGTCTTCCTGATTTTCGAATTACGATACAAAAAGAAAACCGAAATTATAACGGAAGAGAAAGAAAAAGAAATTACAAGAATTGACAGTGAATTAAAAACCTCTGAACAAAAATTGGAACACTTGAAAAACGAGAAGCTAAAATCGGAAATTAAACTAAAAAACAAGGAATTAGCTACCTCAACTATGCATTTGATTAATAAAAATAGCTTTATAAACAGTATAAAAACAAACTTGAATAACATTTCCAAACGGAGTAAAAATCAAGAGGTAAAACATGAAATTAGCAGGGTAATTCACAATATTGATAAAAACATTTCAGCAGATGAAGATTGGGAACATTTCTCCATTCATTTTGACCAAGTGCATGGTGATTTCATCAAAAGATGGCAAAAAGACTATCCTGACCTAAGCCCCCAAGAAATGAAACTAAGTGCGTATTTACGAATGAACCTTAGCACTAAAGAAATAGCCAACTTATTGAACATTTCAGTTCGAGGCGTAGAAATCGCACGCTACAGGCTGCGAAAGAAGCTTGAATTGGAACGTTCGGATAATTTGCAGGAGTTTATATTGAAATACTGA